The Mercurialis annua linkage group LG8, ddMerAnnu1.2, whole genome shotgun sequence genome window below encodes:
- the LOC126661725 gene encoding uncharacterized protein LOC126661725, with translation MGRDIPLVPRLQRLFMSKEIGENMRWHKEKRVDDDTIKHSDDAIEWKDFDQKYAWFGKDARNVRLGLASDGFNPFGNMSTSYSMWLVIVTPYNLPRWKYMKENFLMLSLLIPGKESPGNNIDVYLRPLIDELKELWETGVTTYDAYNAYGMLSGWSTKGKLACPQCYMGHRRYIHAQHSWRKSRKFDGKPEHGSKPEELSGDEVLRQLDLLPKDLAQMDLEAMGIRKELHLLQKGNKFLMPLACYTLLKPERRKFCEWLQSIRLPDGYASNLSRCVSVKDCKVMGMKSHDYHIFLQRLLPASICGSLRSEVYTALSELRSFFKELCSKTLKRSTVKKLQSDIILIICKLEMIYPPSFFVVMMHLAIHLPREVELGGPVHYRCAKKTPGRICQLVQGVCKYYAIKVLTINYASNFTIKLIFQVGRLCATGLVAATDHIYALGLGPDIRIARYSGIIVNGVRFHTVERDNFHRTQNNGVSVIGEHKSKEIEFYGVLTDIIDLQYVNGNHVFLFKCDWWDVGDKNGIKPDGNLVSINVSRKWYTCDSFVLSSQVQQVFYVSDMKNGEKEKVCNEDSILNDEPYQQYEADNSHEVDQVGGENLELWHPIDVLPDEVDVGQMFQGQNSNPIYSSDEEDDTTINYDDTDTDVLEYSNDSENEDEDDD, from the exons atgggtcgtgacatcccTTTAGTACCTAGACTTCAGAGGTTATTTATGTCTAAAGAAATTGGTGAAAATATGAGGTGGCATAAGGAGAAACGTGTAGATGATGATACAATTAAACATTCAGATGATGCTATAGAATGGAAAGATTTTGACCAGAAATATGCTTGGTTTGGCAAAGATGCTCGTAACGTGCGACTTGGGCTTGCTAGTGATGGATTTAACCCTTTTGGAAATATGAGCACGAGTTATAGCATGTGGCTGGTGATTGTGACACCATATAACTTACCACGATGGAAATACATGAAGGagaattttttgatgttatctttgcTTATTCCTGGTAAGGAATCTCCCGGAAATAATATCGATGTATATTTAAGGCCATTAATTGATGAGTTAAAAGAGTTATGGGAGACTGGTGTGACAACATATGATGCATATAACg CATATGGAATGTTATCTGGATGGAGCACAAAAGGAAAATTGGCATGTCCT CAATGTTACATGGGTCATCGGAGATATATACATGCCCAACATTCTTGGAGAAAAAGCAGAAAATTTGATGGCAAACCAGAGCACGGGTCAAAGCCTGAAGAGTTGTCAGGAGATGAAGTTCTAAGGCAATTAGATTTGCTTCCTAAAGACCTG GCTCAAATGGATTTAGAAGCAATGGGTATAAGAAAAGAGTTACATTTACTGCAAAAGGGAAATAAATTTCTTATGCCACTTGCTTGTTATACATTACTGAAGCCTGAAAGAAGAAAGTTTTGCGAATGGTTGCAGTCAATCAGGTTGCCAGACGGATATGCTTCCAATCTTTCTCGATGTGTAAGTGTCAAGGACTGCAAAGTTATGGGGATGAAAAGCCATGATTATCATATATTCTTGCAACGGTTACTTCCAGCATCGATTTGTGGGTCTTTGCGTAGTGAGGTTTACACTGCATTATCAGAGTTGAGATCTTTCTTTAAGGAGCTTTGTTCGAAGACTTTAAAAAGATCTACAGTTAAAAAGTTGCAGAGTGatatcattttgataatatgtaaacTTGAGATGATATATCCTCCATCTTTTTTCGTGGTAATGATGCATTTGGCAATTCATCTGCCACGTGAAGTAGAATTAGGAGGCCCTGTTCACTATAG ATGTGCAAAAAAGACACCAGGCAGGATTTGCCAGTTGGTTCAAGGAGTGTGTAAGTATTATGCTATAAAAGTACTAACTATTAATTATGCCTctaatttcaccattaaacttatttttcaaGTTGGACGCTTATGTGCTACTGGTTTGGTTGCAGCAACAGATCATATATATGCGTTGGGATTAGGTCCTGATATACGAATTGCTAGGTATAGTGGGATAATTGTCAATGGAGTTAGGTTTCACACAGTTGAGCGTGATAATTTTCATCGGACTCAAAATAATGGAGTTTCAGTTATAGGAGAGCATAAGTCAAAAGAAATCGAGTTTTATGGTGTGCTAACAGATATCATTGACCTCCAATATGTTAATGGGAATCATGTTTTCTTGTTTAAATGTGATTGGTGGGATGTTGgcgataaaaatggaattaaacCAGATGGCAACTTAGTTTCTATTAATGTGAGCCGTAAATGGTATACATGTGATTCTTTCGTGTTGAGTTCTCAAGTACAGCAGGTTTTTTATGTCagcgatatgaaaaatggag aaaaggaaaaagtgtgCAATGAAGATTCAATTTTGAATGATGAGCCCTATCAGCAATACGAGGCAGATAATAGTCATGAAGTCGATCAAGTTGGTGGTGAAAATTTGGAACTCTGGCATCCTATAGATGtattaccggatgaagttgatgTTGGTCAAATGTTTCAAGGTCAAAACTCAAACCCGATTTATTCTAGCGATGAGGAGGATGATACTACAATCAATTATGATGATACCGACACTGATGTACTTGAATACTCAAATGACAGTGAAAATGAAGACGAAGACGATGATTAG